AGGCAGTAATAAATGAAAAATATCCTGATCAAGAACAACGTAAAAACTTAAGTAGATATTTTAGCGATAAAGAATTCAGAGAATTCAAAAAGGAAAAGATAAAAGTAAATAAAGAAAAATTCGGGATACCCCAAGGGGCAGGGATTAGTTCGGTTTGCTCTAACATATACCTTTTAGACTATGATAAAGCGATAAATGATTATGTAAACAGTAATAATGGACTTTATAGGAGATATTGTGATGATCTTATTATTATCATACCTATTAAAGGGAAATTTCAGCCGAATAGTTTTGATACACATATATCTTTTGTTAATAATATTAAAGATCGAACTCCAAGACTAGAAATTCAAAAAGAAAAAACAGGTAAATATTTTTATATGAATGATAAGATTTACAATGAATCACTACAACCTTCCCTTTTAGACTATCTTGGTTTTTCCTTTGATGGGAATAATGTGAAAATAAGAGAAAAAAGCCTTTTCAAGTTTTACAGTAGAGCTTACAAAAAAGTGAGATTATGCAATTGGAAAACTGAAGAGAAAAAGCGAAAAGTCTATAGAAGGAGTCTATATCAAAATTATACCCATCTAGGGAAGAAACGAAAAGGACATGGTAATTTTTTAAGCTATGTTTCAAGGGCGCAGCAAATATTCGATGAAAATACAAAAACAATAAATTTAATGGAGCATCAGGTTGAAAACCATTGGAAATACATAAGGGATCGTCTGAAAAACCCTACAAGTGAGTAGCTTATATAGGAATATGTATGTAAAGCAAGAGAAAGATAGTAAAGGGTTCTAAAAAGAACGTCTTTGTTATCTTTTTTTGTTTACTACACTTTACATATTTTTATCACTACTTAATACTTTATTTGTACCTTAAAACTGAACCCGTTAAGCAAAAGCACAGTGTGTCCATTTAATGAGTATAGTGAGTACAAAAGCACACACCTTCAGAGGCGCTCAGATTGGCTCGTAGTGTTATTATGAGGTCTCTTTGTTTAATGTAAGTTAGGATTGAATCTGAGGGTATTATGTAAGCCTGATGTTAAGTTTGTTTGTTTGTTGTTTATACAGAAATCATACTCATCAACACACATGCATGCATCGATAATTATACGACACGACTCAAATAATTGGTGTATTTTAGTGCGGTAAAGTGATAAATCGTATAATGAAAACCTAATGTTGATCAACAAAATTATCGATAACAGAAGTGTAAAATATTAAGTGAAATCTAAGGAATAGATATCTCCGCTATTATTCTGTTTCAATAAGTCGTTTGTAAATCTAGAGCGTGCCTTAAGTTCACAACCGATATGCATTAGTGTGTTGTAAATTTGAAGTTGATACTATAATTAATTTACAAAATGCAAATAAAGTTATAGATTCTAATTTTACAATATGCTATCTTTGATTCATCAGATAAATACAGAAGGAACGATGAACATGAACATAGCATATATCAGAGTATCAACAGTTGAACAGAACGAAGCAAGACAAGTCGAAGCAATGAAACAGTACAAAATAGATAAGGTGTATAAAGAGAAGATCTCAGCAAAAAATACAGACAGACCAAAGCTACAAGAGATGTTAGACTTTGCAAGAGAAGGTGATACAATCTATGTTGCAGACTTCTCAAGATTAGCACGCTCTACAAAAGACTTGCTGGAACTAGTTGAACTATTAGAATCAAAAGGGGTACAACTAGTATCAATTAAAGAGCAGATTGATACCTCAACAGCAACAGGCAGACTAATGTTAAAGATGATTAGTGCTATTAACGATTTTGAACGTGAAAATATGCTTGAAAGACAGCGTGAAGGCATTGCGATAGCTAAAGCAGAAGGAAAATACAAAGGACGAAAAGAAGTATCAATCCCAGACTTCGGTAAGCATTTTCAACGATATATGAATCGTGAAGTATCAAAGTCTCAGTTAGCAAAGGAACTTGGGATATCGAGACCAACACTAGACAAATTAATTAAAGAGCATCAACAGGTGACTATTTAAGGGACTTCCAGAAGGAAGTCTCTTTCTTTTATATTAGTAGGGTAATTACCATATGTTAAACCTCTTTGACTATAGAATCAGTACTGGGCAGGTAAACACAATGTTCATTATACTGGAAAGCTAATGGGGGGTATTTCTCACATTATAAGCCCCGCATCTATAAGATAGGTACAATAGTAGGTGTATCCACACGTCACGAATTGACCCGATTCGAGTAGGTACTATTGCATTGAAAAGACTTCAGTAAATAGGAGGCTTTTATTTTTACTTTTATTTATCAATATCTTTGCAAGTACATAAATTATTGCCACGAATATGATAAACATGAGGACCATTGGAACAATTTGAGTAAAGTTATCCATAAATTAACTCCTTTTCTATTAATTTATTTTACTTTTATGACTATAATAACAGTAAAGGATGTAAGATTTTAATAATTCTGGTAATAAACTGAAAAACAAGTGAATAACACCTGAGCAAGACCTCGTTTCTGTTAAATTTATCCTGAATAATTGATTTGGAAAATATTACTTGAGTATAATCTTACTAAATGTGGGGGAACCGATGAATTTATTTAATATCATCACTGGTAGAGCAAAATTAATCGAAAAAGTTCAAGATTTAACGGCAACAGTAGCAAGATATAAGAAAGAAACAAAGCAACTTGAACAACAAATTAGATCATATGAAAGTAATTATACTGATGCGATAAAAAACATTAGTAACTTGAAAGATACCATCAGATCTGCAGAGCTAGAAATCACAGCACAAAACAAAGAAATTCAGGAAAAGGAAAAATTGATCACTACCTATAGTAAGTATTATGGAGATATTATAGACGTCGATAGAAAAGGCAATAAAGGCCTCTCGGAACATGATCAAGATAAAAGTTTTTTTGATTTCCTAAGACCCAAAAACGATAATAATGATTTTAATGATGACCAAGTTGAAGCCATTCGCTACAATATGAAAAAGAATTTGAGGATAATAGCTGGTGCCGGTAGTGGGAAAACACAAACCATTTGTGCAAAGACAGCTTACCTGACCATGATGGAAAATGTTAAACAAGATAAAATAGCAATGTTTACGTTTACAAATAAAGCAGCCTCTGAAATGCGGACAAGAGTCAATGAATTTTTAGATGAAGAAGAATCAAAGGTTGTTGTTGGAACCTTTAACGGTATATTTGCCTCTCTATACAATGACGTAAAAAGAAAGTTTCCCTATGTGGAACGTATAGGAATCGAAGGTGAGGATGTGGATGAAGGCGAAAGAAAGTACAACAGGTTATTAAATGGTTTAATCAGAAAATATGGATTGAAACCAATAAACGAGGGAGAGAAACCATTAAAAGAGAAGATTGGCTATTGGACAAACATGGGCTTTACATCTGATGAGATGATAAAGTTTATAAAAAAGCATTTTGATGATCTTGAGCCAAACAGTGATAACCCTCTAAGCCTACGCTTTTCAAATATGATGACAGAGTTCAACGAACAACGAAAAACAGAAAGAATTATGGTTTTCGATGATCAAATCGTTAACCTCTTAAAGGTGTTGCAGCAAGATGATGATGCAAGAGAATATTTACAGCAACGCTTTGATTACATATTTATTGATGAATTTCAAGATACCAATCCGTTGCAAATGGAAATCATCAAGTTACTATGCCCGCCGGATAAAAAAGATGCAGCTAAGTTAATCATCGTAGGTGATGATGACCAAAGCATTTATTACTTTAGGGGAGCGGAGCCTAAGTTCATCAAAGAATTTGCACAAACCTACTCAACGCATACCCTTACTCTTATGACAAACTATCGTTCTATTGAATCCATTGTCAAGGCAGGCAATCGAGTGATCACACATAATGCTAAAGACCGAATCAAAAAATCCATGACACCTTTTCATTATAAAGATGGTGATTGTTATATAAAAGCTCTTTCCAATCCGACAGAAGAGGCAAATTGGATTATTAACCAAGCTGTTAAGATAGGGACCAATGAGCAACAAGAAGTGGATTATTCAAAAAGTGTTGTATTGTATAGGTCCAGTACTCAGCTTAAGACATTACTTCAGCGATTAGAAATATTGGACATTCCTTTCGTGATTGAAACCAATCAGGATCTTATGGGTATTTTTAATATCGATGGGTTCAAGCAAGCCTTTGATAACTGGGTTAAGTTTATCAATGAGGAGCAAAGTAAGCTAGTTGAATGGAATATGATTTTAAAACACACTGCTAATGCTTTTTATAGAAATAATAGAGATATAACCGAATTTCAAAGAGGGAAAGGAGATATTGATCCGTCTGACGCAGCTGAATTTATTTGTGGTAGGAGTTCAGATAAGAATAAAAAGATGGTCATTGAGTATTTAAACGATCTTATCCAATTAAAAATAGGCAAACCAGTGTCTTTAAAAGCCTTAATCAAGAAATTCTTAACATTCCCGGTCATTGAGAAGCAATTAACGAAAGAAGAAAAAAAGTGGATTGAAATGGAAAGTGAAGAATTCGACTCATGGGCAAGCATGATGCAAAGATATTCTCAGATGAAAAAGAAAAAGGATGAGATGAAGAAAAAGATAGAGGATTACCATAATGGAAATTATAATGCTCTTTACCTTTTGACGATTCATAAAAGTAAGGGTTTGTCGTTTGAGAATGTTTTTTTGATTGGACTTTACGAAAATGGACTGCCTAGTAAACGTGCCATAAAAAAACCGAACAAAACAGAATTGAAGAAACATGTGGAACAAGCGGATCCACCTTCTACGATTGAAGAAGAAAGGCGATTAATGTACGTAGCGGTTACCCGTCCCAAGAAAAATTTATACATTACATTGCCAAAGACCATCAATGATAAACCGGTTAAAAGTTCTGTGTTTATAAAGGAAATTCAACTGCCTTTTAAATGATAGAGTAACTCAATAGAAAAGACAGTTTTAAGCTGTCTTTTCTTTTTAACCAAATTTGTGACGTACTCTCTGCGTAAATTATGAAGCATTTTAAGAAAAGCATTATGGATACTCTTTTAACTTGAAGATAGAGGGGATTTATCAAACCAAACTTTTGAACTACCATTTAATAAGTTTCTTCAAGATTTGAAAAATGACAATACTTAAAAAGACCCTGCTCAATCGTTTAAAAAAGAGGAGAGCGATAATTAATAAGTCTATGGATTAGGGTTGACTGGATTTAGGTCATTATCAGTATTGACACTTCCTAACCATTTTCATTCTCTGTGGTGAAGCGCTGATTTTTGCGCTTCATGGATGGCTAACGGGTGCTTTAATACAACGAGCAGCATAAAAGGAATAGATATAACAGAAATGGAAAAAGCCTCAGTCATGTAGTTAGGCCCTATTTTTTTAATTAAAAAGGAGTGAAATATGTGGGAAGATTTTGTAAAACCAACAAAAGAACAATTATATGAATTGTATGATAAGTTCTTTAATAGTTAAATTAAAAAGTGAGTTTGCATTACAAGTTTAATTGTACTATAGAGAAATGAATAAAATTTTGATTTTATTAAATTCTTTTTAAAATATAAAAAGTCTTTAATACATATAATTTTAAATTAGTTATTTTACCATTCGTGCCTTCCAATATTACAAAAAATGGATAAAATATTAATGATGTTTAATTCATGTGGAGGTGAAATCGTTGGAGGAATTTATTAGTTTTATTTCTACATCTCAATTTAATGCAACTCTTGCAATTTTTTCAGTGCTATTAAACAAGAAGCAAGGCAAAAAAACCATAGTACAAAAGAAACAATTCGCTTAACAGAAGAATTAGTTAATCTTATCATTCGTAATTCAGTAAATAAAAGTCTGAATATATCAAATATTAACTTAACATATATGCTTAAAGGGATGATGTTTTCAAAGAATTTTAACTTAAGGCATAATACGGAACAAATTCTTAAAATGGTATATGCTAAAGTTTATGAAAATGAACATATTAGTGTTGATATACGACCTAGTTTATTATCCGAAATTGAAGATAGAATTAATGGCTTAATGTATGAAGAAGTTGATTTACCTAATAATAGTAATAAAAGAAGCCTCTGGTCATTAACTATTTCGATTGTAACAGCAGTTGTGGTATCATTTGGATTATCGGGTATGTTGAGCCGAGTAAGGGTACATAAAGTAATACTCTATTGTTACTATCAGTATTAGTTTTTATTATAGTTGTTCCTTTGTTAATAATAAAAGTAGTGCAGCCTATAGTGAGAAATAATAAAATTGCAAAACAGAATTCTACTCAAACTAACAGTAGTCAAATAAATATACATACTGTCCCAACCATAATTAATAATACTCATGGTTCTCCTGCTCCTGAAAAAGAAATAGAATTTTAGAGGATGCACCAACTGTACTTGAAGTTTTTAAACAGCGGTTTATACTAGAAAATTTAATAAGTGAATTATTAAGAAAAACCGATAAAGACTTTCAAAATAATTTCTCTCCTATTAAAACATTAATGTTTTTGCGTGATAACAATACTATTGATAAGGATTTTTATCAGAACTTAAGAGAATTATTAAGGTTCTCCAATTCTGTTGTACATGATGGTACGATTCAACATATGAAATCAAACTATATCAAAGAAATTATAAATAGTATGAAATTAGCAGCGGTTAATCTTAAAGAATTAATTGATAGTACTTCTAGCGATGATGATATTAAAACAGCTTAGATTTGATCAGTAGAAAACTTGCTTGTTTAAAGGCAAGTTTTTTTATTTTACTGTTACCGATTGAGTTACTTATTCGGTAACGTTTGTAATCATTTTATAAATGCAGTAACAATTTGAAGTGGGTTCAGTTGCATGAAGTAATTCAAACATTTAGTACAAATGAACAACAAATAGCAAAAGAAATATTTGACTATGCCTATAGTCTAGAAGAAGTGGATTACTATTTGGCTGACGGAATAGACGGAATAATGGTAAGAAGGGAAACGAGACGTCATAAATTTTTATCAATTTCAACTAAAAGTAATAGAGTGTTGTTCCATCTTCCTATTAAATTAAGAGACTCGGTTTTTGATCAGTTTAAAGAAAATATATCCTAGAGACAAAAACCAGATTGACATAGAGTTGAAGGACATTGTAACGCTAGAAAGTATAAAGGAATTAATAAACCTAGCCTATAAGGAACGTGAATAAAGGCTAAGTGTTAAATCTATGTATGAGAAATCCCGCCTTTAACATTTATATCAACAGTTATAGAGAGGAACTTCGATGGAGGAAACAATGGGGGGGAATTATAAAGTATCGGTTAAGGGGCAAGACCTCGATGATCATAACCCGTCTTTTATTTTGACTGCTACAGAATGAAATATAACGCAGGTTAAGCAATGCCTAGCTATATCATTATCAGTATAGACACACAGAAACCCTAATTTCATTCACTGTAGTGAAACGCCGATTTTACGCTTCATGTGTCTAATGGAAGCGTTAAATTAAACACTCATAATAAAAAAATAATTAGTTTGGGATTAAAATCCTTTTTTGTTAAAATGAGATAAGGACAAGCGAGGTTAGTTGTTCGCTTACTTTATAAGTAGTTATTAAAATATTTTCAGTCTAATAGTTAGTAATACAAGTGAGGTGAAAGACATGTCTATAGTATTTGAGCCTGATAAGAGTGGTATAAATAGCTTAGGAGGTTTTTCTTATCAGATAAAGGTGTTTGTTTATTATTTAAGCTTACTCAAAGAAGAAGGAATGCAACTCGAATTTGAGAGTTTTGATGATGTGAGCTTTTCAAAAATTAATGCTGAAAAACTCGATGAAAAAAGTGAGAATTTCAAAAGTACTATAGTTAAAAACGATTCAATTATTGCTATTCAAGTGAAAAGAACTGATATAACAAACGAAACAGCTAGACAAACACTGTTAAATTGGTTTCTTTTAGAAGCTTCGCAAATTGAAGTATCTCGGTATATTTTGTTTACTGATGCTATATATAATAACGAAGATAAAATGTTTGATATAAGCTGTGAAGATCTTTTTGCTTTAGTAAAAGCGACTGATAAAAGTACAAAGTCTACTATTGGTAAGGTTAAAAAGTATTTTAAGGACGATTATGAATCGTTCAAGAACATATATGAATCAATAGAATCAAAATATAAGTTTAAAGTGACTAGTGATTTAGATGAAGAAATTGCAAAAGCTTATTCGGTGTTATTAAGGAAAAAAGGAGTTAGTAATGAAATAATATTTTTCCAGAGAATAAAAGCTTTATTAGAAAAGATAACTAGTAATATCCTCGAAAAAATTAACACTAAGGATTCGTTTAGTATAACTCATGACGGATTTATGAAATTAATTGAACATATCTGTAAAGAAATAAGCGACGACAATCCAATTTTAGATTATATGAGTTTTAGAAGAATGTGTTCTATCGATGTTAATGATTTAGCTATTTCTAACTTACGTGAGTTTAAACAACTAAAATCTTGTGAATTAACAATTCCTTTGATTGAAGCTCACTTAACTTATGGCTTTTACTATGAGCATTATCGATTAACGAATAGTGAATTAAATAAAATAATAAAGATAGATAACATAGAGATTACTGCTTTCGATAACTATAATGAAGAAATATTTGCTCTACAAAGGTCTAAAAATGATAATCCATACAATAGGTTAGAAAGGACCAAAAATAGGATGAATTCTTATGCTGATAACGAACAAATTAAATATGGAGTCGTCATATACCTTACTAAAGATAATATAGGAGATAAACAAATCTCATGGGAGGAAGAATGAGATGAAAAATATAAAGCTTCAATCAGAAACACTGCAAATAAGTATTTATTGCGAAGTGATTCTAAATATATTGCAAGAACATGCTAATTTAAGTTTGAGTAAAATAGTAGTATTTTCATATTTAGTAAAGAAAAACAAATATGAAAGTCAACGCTTATATGATGGACGACATTCTGCAGACCTTATGTATAAAAGTTTATCTTTATTATCAGGTGACTTTGATGAGTTTTCTAATAGTATTGGTCTTGTATTAAAATCCATACATATTTTAAAAATTAATGGCTTAATAGAATTTGAAGATGGTATTCTAAAGAGAAATTTTAAAAAACTTGATACTAAAAGTTTATATGGGGAAAGTATTTTTCTGAAAAAAGCTATTGAAGAAAGCCGTAATATATCAGATAAGCAATTTTTTAAGGAGGTTTTATGTAGTGTTTAAGATTTCTACTTTAACAATGTATTCATTAACAGGAGAAGAATATACCTATAGATTCAACAACGGAGTAAATTATTTTAAAGGTGTTAATAATTCAGGTAAAACAGAATTTTATAAGTTCCTAGATTACATGTTTGGTGCTTCTGATAATATTTCAAAAAAACCTTGGTATTTTAAAACATTTGAAAAAGCTACTATGGTTTTTGAATTGGATGGTATAAGTTATAGAACTACTAGAACTAGAGATACTCAAAAAAATTATTTTACATAT
The window above is part of the Metabacillus dongyingensis genome. Proteins encoded here:
- a CDS encoding reverse transcriptase domain-containing protein, which produces MVQGNRLRLQTLAGSAKINKEKYTIKRYTHFDNKKQFEILEEDITNPCWVTKHGFFPFIHFQMKFFKYNKKNKQKKEKIRDIYYASHIDSYIYKYYGDMLNEYYNESVIELGVNDVSTAYRNNLKGKSNINFAKEVIEFIKSCNQAFIYVADFTAFFDNLDHKYLKKKLQDVLKVQSLPSDYYAVYKNITKFSSIERDEIEAVINEKYPDQEQRKNLSRYFSDKEFREFKKEKIKVNKEKFGIPQGAGISSVCSNIYLLDYDKAINDYVNSNNGLYRRYCDDLIIIIPIKGKFQPNSFDTHISFVNNIKDRTPRLEIQKEKTGKYFYMNDKIYNESLQPSLLDYLGFSFDGNNVKIREKSLFKFYSRAYKKVRLCNWKTEEKKRKVYRRSLYQNYTHLGKKRKGHGNFLSYVSRAQQIFDENTKTINLMEHQVENHWKYIRDRLKNPTSE
- a CDS encoding recombinase family protein — translated: MNIAYIRVSTVEQNEARQVEAMKQYKIDKVYKEKISAKNTDRPKLQEMLDFAREGDTIYVADFSRLARSTKDLLELVELLESKGVQLVSIKEQIDTSTATGRLMLKMISAINDFERENMLERQREGIAIAKAEGKYKGRKEVSIPDFGKHFQRYMNREVSKSQLAKELGISRPTLDKLIKEHQQVTI
- a CDS encoding ATP-dependent helicase, with product MNLFNIITGRAKLIEKVQDLTATVARYKKETKQLEQQIRSYESNYTDAIKNISNLKDTIRSAELEITAQNKEIQEKEKLITTYSKYYGDIIDVDRKGNKGLSEHDQDKSFFDFLRPKNDNNDFNDDQVEAIRYNMKKNLRIIAGAGSGKTQTICAKTAYLTMMENVKQDKIAMFTFTNKAASEMRTRVNEFLDEEESKVVVGTFNGIFASLYNDVKRKFPYVERIGIEGEDVDEGERKYNRLLNGLIRKYGLKPINEGEKPLKEKIGYWTNMGFTSDEMIKFIKKHFDDLEPNSDNPLSLRFSNMMTEFNEQRKTERIMVFDDQIVNLLKVLQQDDDAREYLQQRFDYIFIDEFQDTNPLQMEIIKLLCPPDKKDAAKLIIVGDDDQSIYYFRGAEPKFIKEFAQTYSTHTLTLMTNYRSIESIVKAGNRVITHNAKDRIKKSMTPFHYKDGDCYIKALSNPTEEANWIINQAVKIGTNEQQEVDYSKSVVLYRSSTQLKTLLQRLEILDIPFVIETNQDLMGIFNIDGFKQAFDNWVKFINEEQSKLVEWNMILKHTANAFYRNNRDITEFQRGKGDIDPSDAAEFICGRSSDKNKKMVIEYLNDLIQLKIGKPVSLKALIKKFLTFPVIEKQLTKEEKKWIEMESEEFDSWASMMQRYSQMKKKKDEMKKKIEDYHNGNYNALYLLTIHKSKGLSFENVFLIGLYENGLPSKRAIKKPNKTELKKHVEQADPPSTIEEERRLMYVAVTRPKKNLYITLPKTINDKPVKSSVFIKEIQLPFK